In the genome of Spirochaetaceae bacterium, the window GGCCAACGTGCCCTCGGCGTCGTCGCTGGTCGACCTGTCCTACCACGGCCCGGGCGGCATCTTCGTGCCGCCCTCCGACCCCGACATCGGCGAGGAGGTGCACTTCCTCGACCGCCAGCAATACCACCGGCTCATTCAACAGACCATTCGCCGGCTCGGCGAGCGCGGCCGGGTGATCGTCGTCGGGCGCGGCGGCATGGTGCTGCTACGCGACTTCTCCGACGTGCTGCGCGTGCGCATCGTCGCCTCCGAGGAGAGCCGCGCCGAGCGCTACGCGGGCGAGGAGGGCATCACGTTCCGCGAGGCGCTGCACCAGGTGCGCACCAGCGACCGGCGGCGGTCCGCGTTCGTGTCGCGCAACTACCACGTCAACTGGGACGACACCGCGCTCTACCACATGGTGATCAACTCCGAGCACACCTCCACCTTCATGGCGGCCTCCGCCATCGCCTCGGCGGTCGGCGCCATGAAGCCGGCCACCTGACCTGCCGCCGGTACCCGAGCCGCCGGTCGCCCGCGGCGTGGCTGCGGCGGCGGCTTTCCGGTAGCGTATGGACATGGCTGCGGGTGAACACTCCACGGAGCCGTTGCGCGTACTCGTCTCCGGCGCGTCGGGATTGATCGGCCGTGCCGTCGCCGAGTCGCTGGCAAGCGGCGGCCACCAGGTGGTGCGCCTAGTGCGACGGCCGCCGGCGTCTCCGGCCGAAATCGCCTGGGATCCAGCCGCCGGCCAGCTCGACGCGGACGGGCTCGACGGGTT includes:
- a CDS encoding cytidylate kinase-like family protein yields the protein MAVVTISRQLGSGARAIGIRTAELLGYDVVDKALITEVAREAHVDPEEVAEIDEVEEPGVRGFLTRWFTMESVANVPSASSLVDLSYHGPGGIFVPPSDPDIGEEVHFLDRQQYHRLIQQTIRRLGERGRVIVVGRGGMVLLRDFSDVLRVRIVASEESRAERYAGEEGITFREALHQVRTSDRRRSAFVSRNYHVNWDDTALYHMVINSEHTSTFMAASAIASAVGAMKPAT